One bacterium DNA window includes the following coding sequences:
- a CDS encoding translation initiation factor produces the protein MKDKNSKIVYSTDPNYTDNEPQEESSSPREKNYFLKMYLDRKQRAGKSVTVLEGFTESADDIAQLAKRLKNLCASGGTAKDRLIEIQGDHRDKIEKEMTKLGYKIKRSGG, from the coding sequence ATGAAAGATAAAAATTCAAAAATCGTGTATTCTACTGACCCTAACTATACTGATAATGAGCCGCAAGAAGAAAGTTCTTCACCACGCGAAAAAAATTACTTCCTTAAGATGTATCTTGATCGAAAACAACGCGCAGGTAAAAGTGTTACCGTATTAGAGGGATTCACAGAATCCGCGGATGACATAGCACAGCTTGCCAAGCGTCTGAAAAATTTATGCGCAAGCGGTGGCACAGCTAAAGATCGTCTTATCGAAATTCAGGGCGATCATCGCGACAAAATCGAAAAAGAAATGACTAAATTAGGTTATAAAATCAAACGCAGCGGTGGGTGA
- a CDS encoding c-type cytochrome: protein MKSIVAFAIAFFATILMLSSKAYAQEAKPADGKAVFLSFKCESCHAIKSMAIEAKKAEGEDAGDNKGSDLSGVGLKRDADFIVKYLQKLEAIEGKKHMKKFKGTEEELKMLASWLAELKTKE, encoded by the coding sequence ATGAAAAGTATAGTTGCTTTCGCGATCGCTTTTTTTGCAACGATTCTTATGTTGTCTTCCAAGGCTTATGCGCAAGAAGCTAAACCGGCGGACGGTAAAGCGGTATTTCTGTCCTTTAAATGTGAATCATGTCATGCTATCAAATCCATGGCCATCGAAGCTAAAAAAGCCGAAGGCGAAGACGCCGGAGACAACAAAGGTTCCGATCTATCCGGTGTAGGGTTAAAACGAGATGCTGATTTTATAGTAAAATACCTTCAGAAGCTCGAAGCGATCGAAGGTAAAAAACACATGAAAAAATTTAAAGGTACTGAAGAGGAACTTAAAATGTTGGCGTCGTGGCTTGCTGAGTTAAAAACGAAAGAATAA
- a CDS encoding energy transducer TonB: MMNVKVINLESLEGFGLHPDSGRNFLIHISSINLWKGLSIAFVLHAALITSYYVSAVLLKEDISMRTVRFVDANELTSAAPLEKTAEPVKVDVQMNEIPKVIAGIPIVVPDAEAPSDVTLQTQEEIKTNIAASSFSLGNAGEGEIKVDISESLRGLNESSDEPGMDEFIPVEQAPILLAKVIPEYPEIARQAGIEGKVFLKALVNEEGVVVKVVYIQGDDMFKEAAVNALSQARFKPAINGNRPVKVWISYPFIFRLRTTQ, encoded by the coding sequence ATGATGAATGTAAAAGTCATCAATTTGGAAAGTCTTGAAGGATTTGGACTTCACCCGGACTCGGGCCGTAATTTTCTAATCCACATCAGCAGCATCAATCTGTGGAAGGGTCTTTCGATAGCGTTTGTGTTACATGCGGCACTTATTACTTCATACTATGTAAGCGCTGTTCTTCTCAAAGAAGATATATCCATGCGTACGGTTCGTTTTGTGGATGCCAATGAGCTTACAAGCGCGGCACCGCTTGAAAAAACGGCCGAACCAGTCAAGGTGGATGTTCAAATGAACGAAATACCAAAGGTAATAGCGGGAATTCCCATCGTCGTGCCAGATGCGGAAGCTCCCTCGGATGTTACGTTACAAACTCAGGAAGAAATTAAGACCAATATCGCCGCTTCGTCCTTTTCGCTGGGTAATGCCGGCGAAGGCGAAATAAAAGTAGATATTAGTGAATCGCTTCGCGGACTCAATGAAAGTTCCGATGAACCCGGAATGGACGAATTTATCCCGGTCGAACAAGCGCCGATATTATTGGCTAAAGTAATACCCGAATATCCTGAAATTGCTCGTCAGGCCGGTATTGAAGGTAAAGTTTTTTTGAAAGCATTGGTTAACGAAGAAGGAGTCGTTGTCAAAGTTGTTTACATTCAGGGCGATGATATGTTTAAAGAAGCCGCGGTGAATGCTTTGTCGCAGGCGCGTTTCAAACCGGCAATCAATGGTAATCGCCCGGTCAAAGTGTGGATTTCGTATCCATTTATTTTCAGACTTCGCACGACACAATAA
- a CDS encoding response regulator, whose product MSVKPCILCLDDDAEILKSLKLLFENDYEVLTTTSPFQALGLLKTHKVNLIISDHRMPEMNGLEFFQKIKEEHGDKQYYKIIYSGYSEMEKDMIKMIASKVINEFLTKSCPTKLLYKTIASGVEKSKTMVNL is encoded by the coding sequence ATGTCTGTGAAGCCCTGTATTTTGTGTCTTGACGATGACGCCGAAATTCTTAAATCACTCAAACTGTTGTTTGAAAATGATTACGAAGTTCTGACGACCACAAGCCCCTTTCAAGCGCTGGGCCTTTTGAAAACGCATAAAGTCAATCTCATCATCAGTGACCATCGCATGCCGGAAATGAACGGCCTGGAGTTTTTCCAAAAAATTAAAGAAGAGCATGGCGATAAGCAATACTATAAGATCATCTATTCCGGTTATTCCGAAATGGAAAAAGACATGATCAAAATGATTGCATCCAAGGTTATCAACGAGTTTCTTACCAAGTCTTGTCCCACTAAACTTCTGTATAAAACGATTGCCTCCGGAGTCGAAAAATCTAAAACCATGGTTAACTTGTAA